A stretch of the Methylacidiphilum caldifontis genome encodes the following:
- a CDS encoding Eco57I restriction-modification methylase domain-containing protein gives MKVMRNWTITRNRKKTGFIALRVEGGIFPPEFLNVIAAQEATNQSNHDYGLTRSFVLREELARYWRIANDLYANYTKGREQADLITNEVGIDGWLVPLFKKIFGFDDLVSTPPLVIDGHSFPITHLALGGSMPILFTTIQFELDRADLRFGSEGRRRSPHALMQDFLNASNDVRWGIISNGAKIRVLRNNPSLTRPAYVEADLNLIFSEQLYPDFATLWLIIHASRFRSADGKAASTIIERWRVEAHQTGERALEHLREGVKNGLLQLGNGFLQHPGNDYLQIALQEGQVAVQDYFQQLLRLVYRLLFLFTAEERNLLHISQATDDQRAIYEQGYSLAKLRDFAGKRRHYDHHDDLWQGLKILFGCLARGEQTLGLPALGGLFEENQCKILETGQISNKFLLEAIRSLGFFQTNGRLARVNYRDIGMEELGSVYESLLELHPQIDVNTRPWKFDFIERSNGEKKSTSERKLTGSYYTPAVLVNELIKSALEPVMADVIANSSGNPRKALLDLKILDPACGSGHFLLAAARRMATEIARLESGTDTPDEITRQHALREVVQHSIYGVDRNPLAVELCRTALWIETIEPSKPLTFLDHHIQCGDSLVGVLDPSILEKGIPNDAYKELIGDCKVICCSLRNKNRENRAMEGFVQGNLFDPDSLKSIAAVTADFDKMPEETLEDIASKRSAWEKVEENTTQKRIKLQADLFVAAFFAPKIKETLDRVPVTEDLYRVVLGIESRREVENFARELARKHRFFHWHVAFPEVMEKGGFDVVLGNPPWERIKLQEQEFFANRNPEIANAPNAAARNKLIEELKRSDVQAEKNMFFEFEQAKRHADASSQFIRTSGRYPLTGRGDINTYSVFAETVLQLVGPYGRAGIIVPTGIATDDTNKLFFEYLIEHGELVSMFDFENRQGIFPEIHRSYKFSLLTLHRKERVTTCSMDSQTRNAMEKIDHSLGAEFAFFCHEVSDLADTNRRFTLALEDFKLLNPNTRTAPIFRSRTDAELTKAIYRRVPVLIREDSGVVGNPWGIKFQAMFHMANDSHLFRTRADLEEQGYHLEGNIFVRDQEHFLPLYEAKMIHQFNHRFGDYLDQPRGSKSTQLPEILPERLANPHYRILPRYWIAEQEVDKRLADRWNRRWLLGWRDIARSTDERTVIASVIPRVAVSGKYPLIFPISPENIVLLVAALNSLSFDYCTRQKLGGTSLACFIMKQLPIFSPQSFDKPCPWSSTENIADFIRSRVLELTYTAYDLEPFARDLGYEGPPFLYDPERRFRLRCELDALFFHLYLPADSDGGWRRAIQEWAVVAESPGELGILKEFFPKPRDAVDYILDQFPIIRSNDEKRFGDYRTKQEILKIYDAMQERTFLGLEKSEGSSFKGIMQ, from the coding sequence ATGAAAGTTATGAGAAATTGGACTATTACTCGAAATCGTAAGAAAACCGGCTTCATAGCCCTGCGGGTAGAGGGTGGAATTTTCCCTCCGGAGTTTCTGAACGTGATAGCTGCACAGGAAGCCACAAATCAGTCCAATCACGATTATGGCTTGACTCGTTCGTTTGTCCTTAGAGAGGAACTTGCACGTTATTGGCGAATAGCGAATGATTTATATGCAAATTATACTAAAGGTCGTGAACAGGCAGATCTAATAACCAACGAAGTTGGTATTGACGGCTGGCTTGTGCCGTTGTTCAAAAAAATTTTCGGCTTCGATGACCTTGTTAGTACTCCTCCGTTAGTTATTGATGGACACTCTTTCCCAATTACTCACTTGGCCTTGGGTGGTTCCATGCCAATTCTCTTTACCACGATCCAGTTTGAACTCGATCGGGCTGATTTACGATTTGGAAGTGAAGGACGACGTCGATCGCCACATGCGCTTATGCAGGACTTTCTGAATGCGAGTAATGATGTGCGGTGGGGCATTATCTCCAATGGTGCCAAGATAAGAGTCCTGCGAAATAATCCAAGTTTAACTCGACCAGCGTATGTTGAGGCTGACCTCAATTTGATATTTTCCGAACAGCTTTATCCAGATTTTGCAACACTTTGGCTGATCATTCATGCCTCGCGTTTCAGATCGGCAGATGGTAAAGCAGCTTCAACGATAATAGAACGGTGGAGAGTCGAAGCGCACCAAACTGGCGAACGGGCGCTCGAACATTTACGGGAAGGAGTCAAGAATGGGTTGCTCCAGCTCGGCAACGGTTTTTTGCAGCATCCAGGAAATGATTATTTGCAGATTGCACTTCAGGAAGGACAGGTTGCAGTCCAAGATTATTTTCAACAACTACTGCGTCTTGTATACCGACTTCTATTCCTCTTTACTGCTGAAGAGCGCAATCTTCTTCATATATCGCAGGCAACCGACGACCAGCGTGCCATCTATGAGCAAGGCTATAGTCTTGCAAAGCTGCGAGATTTCGCAGGCAAACGTCGCCATTATGATCACCACGATGATTTATGGCAGGGCTTGAAGATTCTCTTTGGCTGCCTAGCACGAGGGGAACAAACCTTGGGATTACCTGCATTAGGTGGGCTATTTGAGGAAAATCAATGCAAGATATTGGAGACTGGACAGATCAGCAACAAATTCTTGCTCGAGGCAATTCGAAGTCTCGGCTTTTTCCAAACTAACGGTAGACTTGCCAGGGTAAACTATCGCGACATAGGCATGGAGGAGCTAGGTTCTGTATACGAAAGCCTTCTCGAACTCCATCCACAAATAGATGTAAACACAAGACCTTGGAAATTTGATTTTATTGAGCGATCCAATGGAGAGAAAAAGAGTACTTCGGAACGCAAGTTGACAGGATCCTATTACACTCCTGCTGTCCTTGTTAACGAACTCATAAAATCGGCACTCGAACCTGTTATGGCGGATGTTATCGCAAACTCTTCGGGAAACCCTCGGAAAGCGCTTCTTGATCTTAAGATCCTTGATCCTGCCTGTGGATCAGGGCACTTCCTCCTTGCTGCCGCTCGTCGCATGGCAACCGAAATTGCTCGTCTTGAATCTGGTACTGATACTCCTGATGAGATCACGCGACAGCATGCATTGCGTGAGGTAGTCCAGCATTCTATTTATGGAGTGGATCGTAACCCACTAGCGGTTGAACTTTGTCGTACTGCTCTCTGGATAGAAACAATTGAACCTAGTAAACCACTCACATTCCTCGACCACCATATTCAGTGTGGAGATAGTCTTGTTGGAGTGCTTGATCCCTCCATCTTGGAGAAGGGAATTCCAAATGATGCATACAAAGAGTTAATAGGAGATTGCAAAGTGATCTGTTGCAGTCTTCGAAATAAAAATCGAGAAAATCGAGCTATGGAAGGTTTTGTACAAGGCAACTTGTTTGATCCTGATAGCCTTAAGTCGATCGCTGCTGTCACTGCTGATTTCGACAAAATGCCCGAAGAAACGTTGGAAGACATTGCAAGCAAACGGTCCGCATGGGAGAAAGTGGAGGAGAATACCACACAAAAACGTATAAAACTCCAAGCAGATCTGTTCGTGGCTGCATTTTTTGCTCCCAAGATCAAAGAGACATTGGATCGTGTCCCCGTTACTGAAGATCTATATCGGGTAGTGCTTGGCATTGAGAGTCGTCGTGAGGTCGAAAATTTTGCACGAGAGCTTGCCCGCAAACATAGGTTCTTTCACTGGCACGTTGCTTTTCCTGAGGTTATGGAAAAAGGCGGCTTCGATGTTGTTCTTGGCAATCCACCATGGGAACGAATCAAGCTCCAGGAACAGGAGTTTTTTGCAAACCGTAATCCTGAAATTGCAAACGCCCCCAATGCGGCTGCGCGTAATAAACTAATAGAAGAACTTAAGCGTTCAGATGTACAGGCAGAAAAGAACATGTTTTTTGAATTCGAACAAGCGAAACGACACGCCGATGCAAGCAGTCAGTTTATTCGCACAAGCGGTCGTTATCCATTGACCGGAAGGGGGGACATCAATACCTACTCCGTTTTCGCTGAAACCGTGTTACAGCTCGTCGGTCCGTACGGACGTGCAGGCATAATCGTTCCCACTGGTATCGCCACCGATGACACAAACAAGCTTTTTTTTGAATACTTAATCGAGCATGGCGAACTCGTGAGCATGTTTGATTTTGAGAACCGTCAAGGAATATTCCCTGAAATTCACCGAAGCTACAAGTTCTCTCTACTGACTTTGCACAGAAAAGAGCGAGTAACTACTTGTTCGATGGATTCACAGACGCGAAATGCAATGGAAAAAATTGACCACTCTTTAGGAGCAGAATTTGCTTTTTTTTGCCATGAAGTAAGTGATTTAGCCGATACTAATCGTCGCTTCACTCTCGCCCTGGAAGATTTTAAGCTTCTCAATCCTAATACCAGAACGGCGCCTATCTTTCGCAGCCGAACCGATGCCGAACTGACCAAGGCCATATATCGTCGAGTGCCCGTACTGATTAGGGAAGACAGTGGAGTGGTTGGTAACCCATGGGGAATCAAATTCCAGGCCATGTTTCATATGGCTAATGATTCTCACCTCTTTCGTACGCGGGCAGATCTTGAAGAACAAGGTTATCATTTGGAAGGCAACATTTTCGTTCGGGATCAAGAGCACTTTTTGCCACTTTATGAAGCCAAGATGATTCACCAGTTTAATCACCGCTTTGGAGATTACTTAGATCAGCCGCGAGGCTCCAAAAGCACGCAGCTTCCCGAAATACTACCTGAACGCTTGGCTAATCCACATTACCGGATACTTCCTCGCTACTGGATAGCCGAGCAGGAGGTTGATAAAAGGCTTGCTGATCGTTGGAACCGGAGATGGCTTCTGGGTTGGCGAGACATTGCAAGGTCTACCGACGAGCGCACAGTCATTGCGTCTGTTATTCCTCGAGTGGCGGTAAGTGGCAAATACCCTTTAATCTTCCCTATCTCGCCTGAGAATATCGTACTTCTAGTAGCAGCGTTAAATTCATTGTCCTTTGATTACTGTACGCGACAGAAGTTAGGTGGGACGAGTCTCGCATGCTTCATCATGAAGCAATTACCGATCTTCTCGCCTCAATCCTTTGACAAACCTTGTCCATGGTCTTCAACCGAGAACATTGCAGACTTCATTCGTTCTCGTGTGCTCGAATTGACCTATACTGCATATGACTTAGAGCCCTTTGCCCGTGATCTCGGATACGAGGGCCCACCTTTCCTCTACGATCCGGAGCGACGGTTTCGACTCCGATGCGAGTTGGATGCCCTCTTCTTCCACCTCTATCTACCTGCTGATTCTGATGGCGGATGGCGACGAGCTATTCAGGAATGGGCTGTAGTCGCAGAGAGTCCGGGAGAGCTGGGCATACTTAAAGAATTTTTCCCTAAACCTCGTGATGCCGTAGACTATATTCTAGACCAGTTTCCGATTATTCGTAGCAATGATGAGAAACGCTTCGGCGATTATCGAACGAAGCAAGAAATTCTCAAAATCTATGACGCGATGCAAGAACGAACATTTCTTGGACTGGAAAAATCTGAAGGCTCATCATTTAAAGGGATTATGCAATAG
- a CDS encoding phytoene desaturase family protein has protein sequence MNTPDRFRTLPDSKFDAIVIGAGTGGLTAAALLARRGKKVLVLDQHTVAGGNATIFSRPGYEFDIGLHYLGGCHSGGLIPSILRAAGSEPIVFEEMDPNGFDTLLFPEFSFRIPKGIEVFRSRLIESFPKQRGGIDRYCLILYSLQRLLRGLANPMKTLWNIFSSPQLLRWANRSFGEFLQSCTSDLLLQAVLAGQHANYALPPSRASLLIGAGIAEHYLEGAYYPRGGGQIISDKLAAAIGEAGGKILLRSRVLKILVRKGKAVGVQFRNPYLGVQEVEGKYIISNADVKQTFLELVGEDNMPSKSLQRVRQWEMAPALFVAYLGVRKSVFEQNHFSTNYWIHSSYDHELQYRQVARGEFPEAPTVFVSIASVKDPTNKRLAPEGIYNLQLIAVAPSQPEAWAVQTEEGKNNRYRNQTLYKERKEIFGRRLIELTRRAFPNLPENIVYKEFASPLTHSRYTLSTGGTGYGIAATPKQFLFGRPGARTEIDGLLLCGASCRTGLGIAGVMMSGLLAASAILGPRLISEVLGN, from the coding sequence ATGAATACTCCTGACCGCTTCCGGACTCTCCCAGATTCAAAATTCGATGCTATCGTTATTGGTGCTGGGACCGGGGGGTTAACGGCTGCAGCCCTACTAGCTCGCAGAGGGAAAAAAGTCCTTGTTCTTGATCAACATACAGTTGCCGGTGGAAATGCTACGATCTTCTCGCGTCCAGGATACGAGTTTGATATTGGACTTCACTATCTAGGTGGCTGTCATTCTGGTGGCCTTATTCCCTCCATTTTGCGTGCAGCGGGATCCGAGCCGATCGTCTTTGAAGAGATGGATCCCAATGGTTTCGATACTCTTCTTTTCCCCGAGTTTTCGTTCCGCATTCCCAAAGGTATAGAGGTCTTTAGGAGTCGACTCATAGAAAGTTTCCCTAAGCAAAGGGGTGGAATTGACCGCTATTGTCTTATTCTTTATTCATTGCAGCGGCTACTCCGAGGATTGGCTAATCCCATGAAAACCCTCTGGAATATTTTTTCCTCCCCACAACTTCTTCGTTGGGCTAACCGATCGTTTGGTGAGTTTCTACAAAGTTGTACCTCTGATCTCCTTCTTCAAGCTGTGCTTGCAGGTCAACACGCTAACTACGCCCTTCCCCCGAGTAGAGCTTCTCTGCTTATTGGGGCGGGTATTGCTGAACATTATTTGGAAGGGGCTTATTACCCCAGAGGTGGTGGCCAAATCATCTCCGATAAACTGGCAGCTGCAATCGGGGAAGCGGGGGGAAAGATACTTCTTCGAAGTCGGGTCCTAAAGATCTTGGTACGAAAGGGAAAAGCCGTTGGAGTACAGTTTAGAAATCCCTATCTGGGTGTTCAAGAGGTTGAGGGTAAATATATCATTTCTAATGCCGATGTTAAGCAGACATTCTTGGAGCTGGTAGGGGAAGACAATATGCCTTCAAAATCCTTGCAAAGAGTTCGCCAGTGGGAAATGGCTCCTGCGCTTTTTGTTGCCTACCTGGGTGTACGTAAGTCTGTCTTCGAGCAAAATCACTTCTCTACCAACTATTGGATCCATTCCAGTTATGATCATGAACTCCAATATCGACAAGTGGCTAGGGGAGAGTTTCCAGAAGCTCCAACAGTTTTTGTTTCAATTGCTTCTGTTAAGGATCCAACAAATAAAAGGCTTGCCCCAGAGGGGATTTATAACCTGCAGCTTATAGCCGTTGCTCCAAGCCAGCCTGAAGCATGGGCAGTTCAGACTGAAGAAGGAAAGAACAATAGGTACCGAAATCAAACTCTCTATAAGGAACGCAAGGAAATCTTTGGTAGACGACTCATCGAGCTCACACGGCGTGCATTTCCCAATTTACCAGAGAACATTGTCTATAAAGAGTTCGCAAGCCCACTGACGCATAGCCGCTATACACTGTCAACGGGTGGAACAGGCTATGGGATTGCAGCCACACCGAAACAATTTCTTTTTGGTCGCCCAGGAGCAAGGACAGAGATTGATGGACTTCTCCTTTGCGGTGCCAGTTGTCGTACAGGTCTAGGTATTGCAGGAGTTATGATGTCTGGTTTGCTGGCAGCGTCGGCCATACTTGGGCCACGCCTTATCTCTGAAGTATTGGGAAATTGA
- a CDS encoding SOS response-associated peptidase — MCGRFSLHTPPKVIKQVFNLELLPEIQPRYNIAPSTSILIVRKTDGKNKADLLRWGLITHWAKEKKSSYSLINARAETVSTKPVFRESFKRRRCLIPTDGFYEWKMLNGKKEPWYITIPGQEIFAFAGLWDHWEGPGETIESATIIVTEACEKLRPIHNRMPVIVNQVDYDRWLSPVPGEEKKDLELLRPWQGDLSLHRVSSAVNKATAEGEELIKAV, encoded by the coding sequence ATGTGCGGCCGATTTTCTCTTCATACTCCACCGAAAGTCATAAAACAGGTTTTTAATCTAGAACTACTTCCTGAAATTCAACCCCGTTACAACATTGCTCCATCGACCTCCATCCTGATTGTAAGGAAAACTGATGGAAAGAACAAAGCTGACCTGCTTCGCTGGGGACTAATTACTCACTGGGCAAAGGAAAAGAAAAGCAGCTATAGCTTGATCAATGCACGAGCTGAAACCGTTTCTACCAAGCCCGTTTTTCGAGAAAGTTTTAAACGAAGAAGATGTCTTATTCCCACAGACGGCTTTTATGAATGGAAAATGTTAAATGGCAAAAAAGAACCTTGGTATATTACTATTCCTGGTCAAGAGATATTTGCTTTTGCAGGGCTTTGGGACCATTGGGAAGGTCCTGGTGAAACCATAGAATCCGCTACGATTATTGTTACGGAAGCTTGCGAAAAGCTAAGGCCGATTCATAATAGAATGCCGGTCATTGTGAACCAGGTTGACTATGACCGTTGGCTTTCTCCAGTACCTGGAGAAGAAAAGAAGGATCTGGAACTGCTTAGGCCTTGGCAGGGAGACCTAAGTCTACATAGGGTTAGTTCAGCGGTTAACAAAGCGACTGCAGAAGGTGAAGAACTAATCAAGGCAGTTTGA
- a CDS encoding DsrE family protein, which translates to MHALLVVVTTGKEAFPRLNSLLHMTGIMAEQPETKVELLLLGPGVEILRSNQKSTPIIAQALDHLRQMGVDIAACQVSLEAYGVDPDQMLSARFVKGAVEIRQRIAEGVTVLSF; encoded by the coding sequence ATGCATGCGCTACTTGTCGTAGTGACTACGGGAAAGGAGGCTTTCCCGCGGCTGAATTCCCTTCTCCATATGACGGGCATCATGGCTGAACAGCCAGAAACCAAGGTTGAGCTTCTTTTGCTGGGTCCGGGTGTCGAAATTCTACGCTCGAACCAGAAATCTACCCCCATTATTGCGCAAGCCCTCGACCATTTACGGCAAATGGGGGTGGACATCGCCGCTTGCCAGGTCTCCTTGGAAGCTTATGGTGTGGATCCAGATCAAATGCTTTCTGCACGATTCGTCAAAGGAGCCGTCGAGATTCGGCAGCGCATCGCTGAAGGTGTGACAGTTCTCTCTTTTTAA
- a CDS encoding TonB-dependent receptor produces MFFSCSLDLWKSSFPIKHIFQKPIFFFLFLSQSLFSQTIQSPNPENIALLPEITVESAAPSSEVLPTESSSVYGLNLKVLDTPRQITPINQTLIRSSGMAAQGYIDPLSTAFLIAGAISENSGAMMAAPSIRGMAAQPYINGIQFTSLQAGMPLTPFNWNMVESEDITEGPANAVFGQQQPAGGTVNYITKQPYFDQFRGQLWDTTGMYQNYMWGVDLGGPIDKAHNIAYRLSYMGIENGSYYQPNVHNDQENIYFALGTRPSENYSVDFISDFGTYDFTPMMSWMNRPTTALIQNGLYNTGALPLSQIQIGPINNPGFATYAGPLEPISRRLVANNPESIGRAYSGFVQLIQKLKLGENIQLRNNTFVYYGRNVVVAPASYYTEVAMGDYEIDNRTELLISFSTPIGQSKENVGKQKSFLGQLLFDHQLDTGVEWGFEHNLDYESQLYFGSANAWDILRTSPTSWNFTQTAFFQSLIRNPQAPGGGEWPIPGLPGVYFEPLNGSAGTTDCNYWTVAPFFQHYLAISDKLSILIGARATTYFISSQTPPGTPPELFVQAQTIQELPMINASVSYKVFPWWTAYFNYNFLYVANVGAVGGFNVYPTGLPSSEFNLQEQLFEGGFKWSLLHDKLYASLAGFSQQIPLFNFVDVPPTLATITGLELNLTYQPTRHFWMRAGTFFSQGVEDWAGLPFGPPMSQTYSTALALRANLPLNNYQSFPPANYPFIGWPQEVINAMVSYQTDLGLGITVGGLVMSPQFLGYNYATAIPWQFLINARVFYSAPKWEASLWIYNLTNEHYWLPYAIGSMPDRTNDYGGIVAGLPFWIQGTVAWKF; encoded by the coding sequence ATGTTTTTTTCCTGTAGCCTAGATCTTTGGAAAAGTAGTTTTCCAATAAAACATATTTTTCAAAAGCCAATTTTTTTCTTTCTTTTCCTTTCCCAATCGCTTTTTAGCCAAACCATTCAATCACCTAATCCTGAAAATATTGCTTTGCTTCCTGAAATAACTGTTGAATCAGCCGCTCCTTCTTCAGAAGTTCTCCCCACGGAGAGTTCTTCAGTCTACGGACTAAATCTAAAAGTCCTTGATACTCCAAGACAAATCACCCCCATTAATCAAACTCTTATTCGCTCTTCTGGCATGGCCGCCCAAGGATATATTGATCCTCTAAGTACCGCTTTTTTAATAGCTGGAGCGATTAGCGAAAATAGTGGAGCAATGATGGCTGCTCCTTCTATCCGAGGAATGGCTGCTCAACCCTACATCAATGGTATTCAATTCACCTCTCTCCAAGCCGGAATGCCCCTTACACCATTTAACTGGAATATGGTTGAATCAGAAGATATTACCGAAGGACCCGCCAATGCCGTATTTGGTCAACAACAACCTGCTGGCGGGACTGTAAACTATATCACAAAACAGCCTTACTTTGATCAATTTCGAGGCCAACTTTGGGATACAACCGGTATGTATCAAAACTATATGTGGGGAGTAGATTTAGGAGGTCCAATCGATAAAGCCCACAACATCGCCTACCGGTTGAGCTACATGGGTATCGAAAATGGAAGCTACTATCAACCTAATGTGCATAACGATCAAGAAAACATTTATTTTGCCCTAGGTACTCGACCATCTGAAAACTATTCAGTCGATTTTATCTCAGATTTTGGGACTTATGACTTTACTCCAATGATGTCTTGGATGAATAGACCAACCACAGCGCTTATCCAGAACGGACTTTACAATACAGGTGCTTTACCTCTTTCTCAAATCCAGATCGGACCAATAAATAATCCAGGGTTTGCAACATATGCTGGACCTTTGGAACCGATTAGTCGCCGATTGGTTGCCAATAATCCCGAAAGTATAGGTAGAGCTTACAGCGGTTTTGTCCAGCTCATACAGAAATTGAAACTGGGAGAAAATATCCAGCTTAGGAACAATACTTTTGTCTACTATGGACGAAATGTCGTGGTTGCACCTGCCTCCTACTATACCGAAGTGGCTATGGGTGACTATGAGATCGATAACCGCACTGAATTGCTCATTTCTTTCTCCACACCAATCGGTCAATCGAAAGAAAATGTTGGGAAGCAAAAAAGCTTTTTAGGTCAACTACTCTTCGATCATCAGCTCGATACAGGAGTTGAATGGGGATTTGAACATAATCTTGATTATGAATCTCAACTTTATTTTGGAAGTGCCAATGCTTGGGATATTCTCCGTACAAGTCCTACCAGTTGGAACTTTACTCAAACCGCATTCTTTCAATCCCTGATCCGTAACCCACAAGCACCTGGGGGTGGAGAATGGCCAATTCCAGGATTGCCCGGTGTCTATTTCGAGCCTCTAAACGGAAGTGCGGGGACTACCGATTGCAACTACTGGACAGTCGCTCCTTTTTTTCAACATTATCTAGCAATTAGTGATAAGTTGTCAATCCTCATTGGTGCTCGAGCCACAACTTATTTCATTTCGAGTCAGACCCCACCTGGTACTCCCCCAGAACTGTTCGTCCAAGCACAAACCATCCAGGAACTTCCAATGATTAATGCCAGTGTCAGTTACAAAGTTTTTCCCTGGTGGACAGCTTATTTTAATTACAACTTCCTCTATGTTGCCAATGTGGGAGCAGTTGGAGGATTTAATGTTTATCCCACTGGTTTACCTTCATCTGAATTTAACCTACAAGAGCAACTTTTTGAAGGCGGATTTAAATGGAGCCTTCTGCACGACAAGCTTTATGCGTCACTGGCCGGTTTTTCCCAACAAATTCCACTTTTTAACTTCGTCGATGTCCCTCCCACCCTAGCTACAATAACAGGCTTAGAACTGAATCTTACCTATCAGCCGACTCGTCATTTCTGGATGCGTGCCGGCACCTTCTTTTCCCAAGGAGTTGAAGATTGGGCTGGACTTCCTTTTGGACCTCCCATGTCACAAACTTATTCTACAGCTCTTGCTCTTCGAGCCAACTTACCCCTTAACAACTACCAAAGTTTTCCTCCAGCCAACTATCCCTTTATTGGTTGGCCTCAAGAGGTAATCAATGCCATGGTTAGCTATCAGACTGATTTGGGATTGGGCATAACTGTGGGCGGTCTTGTCATGAGTCCCCAATTTCTTGGATATAACTATGCGACAGCAATCCCCTGGCAATTTTTAATCAATGCTAGGGTATTCTACTCAGCCCCTAAATGGGAAGCTTCCCTTTGGATTTATAATCTAACAAACGAACACTACTGGCTACCTTATGCCATTGGTTCCATGCCGGATCGTACCAATGACTATGGGGGTATTGTTGCTGGCTTGCCCTTTTGGATACAAGGAACGGTAGCATGGAAATTTTAA